GGCGATATCGGCGGTGACCCGGCGCTCGGCCTCCAGCCGCTGCTGGAGTGCCTCGGCCATCCCGTCCACCGCACGCGCCAGATCGTCGGTCTCATCGCGCACCCGGCCGCCGATCGACTCGCGCACCCGCACCTCGGAGTCGCCCTCGGCCAGCTTGCGGGCGGCGGTGGCCGCCTTGCGCAGCCGCCGGGAGAGCTGATCGCCGATGAGCACACCGAGCGCGATACCGCCCAGCACCACCGCCACCGAGCCGATGATCAGCACCCGGTCCAGGTCGTCGAGGACGGCGAACCGGTCCTGGAACTTGGTGTGGACGGACAGCACCTTGCCGTTCCGCAGCGGCACCGAGGCCCACACCTCGGGGGTGCCGGTGCCGGAGTCCTCCAGATAGGTGGCGCGCTGACCGCGCCACGCCTCCTTCTTCAGCTGATCGGGCAGCTGGGGGTCGTCCAGCTTGGCGCCGAACCCCAGCACCCGGGACTGCTCGTACCACCGCTGGGCGACCTTCACCCGCTCGTCCATCACGGTGCGGCTGTTGTCGAGCATCGAGACGCGGGCCGCGTTGTGGACGACGAGGCTCAGCACCACCGCCACCAGCGTGCTCACGGCGGCGATGGCGAGGCTGACCTTCCACCGCAAGCCGGTGCGCAGTGCGAGCTGCCGCAACGCCGCTCAGCCCTTGAGCTTGTAGCCGAAGCCGCGGACCGTCTCGATGCGGTCCTGGCCTATCTTGCCGCGCAGCCGCT
This genomic interval from Streptomyces asiaticus contains the following:
- the cseC gene encoding two-component system sensor histidine kinase CseC codes for the protein MRQLALRTGLRWKVSLAIAAVSTLVAVVLSLVVHNAARVSMLDNSRTVMDERVKVAQRWYEQSRVLGFGAKLDDPQLPDQLKKEAWRGQRATYLEDSGTGTPEVWASVPLRNGKVLSVHTKFQDRFAVLDDLDRVLIIGSVAVVLGGIALGVLIGDQLSRRLRKAATAARKLAEGDSEVRVRESIGGRVRDETDDLARAVDGMAEALQQRLEAERRVTADIAHELRTPVTGLLTAAELLPPGRPTELVRDRAQAMRTLVEDVLEVARLDGFAERAELQEIAVAEFITRRVRAVAPDAAVNVVRDAHVSTDPRRLERIMGNLLANAARHGKPPFEVTVEGRILRVRDHGPGFPEELLKDGPSRFRTGSKDRAGTGHGLGLTIAAGQARVLGARLTFRNADPLLDSGDEADGECQGAVAVLWLPESAPTNTGSFPIIEVPD